In Aedes albopictus strain Foshan chromosome 3, AalbF5, whole genome shotgun sequence, the following are encoded in one genomic region:
- the LOC115267837 gene encoding uncharacterized protein LOC115267837, whose amino-acid sequence MATKLYQRCCRICMDDTKKQQDILSDAALVETLQQLYNVKVDQSDRITKKICVDCVQEANETHKWLKFYEEQKQLITENQRIYNEELVNQFGPENETDSPALSTSSIKTGRSSRTRQATRRITDDDDEEEVKGEKDEDFIPSKSPRTIKKETGTRSRSKVKREWVPSTDGSERESTTTTPTEQGTEDDEDDGHEEEEGSETGTSTSDGELKCPKCEKVFAEIDQLERHNCEFICNICSASVKYRHSLKRHMVTVHKINPNQWENYWNPTGDQPGDSLLVETSKPRKRYRYESDSPTDMEDDSNTDENEQDKDLICSRCGDKFYSTQEMKNHDCECQCNICGVKFASRNSVKRHKIRLHNVDPNDPSVAPRSRAPSTTPTVATSRPPSRPPSRAASDNSDDEPLASLASEDMRYRYFCPSCDYSSYKRCTVTSHLVSFHKTRRELIDVETIPKKFVPRNASFGRAKTPVCEAPPSRPMTPKAVEPPAPPRSKTPSPVESVPLRSKTPEPVKTYRPPSTHPIPPTKEYQPVAQIFPVQHRSRSRSIHQDSQNSSKRKRSLSACSNKSSRAVRARSNPPSDRHILTAKRRLSPSRALASVHEKFRPTVTGIQANRLFVSIRQGCEPSQPGQQIRFRASSYLLQDPCPTKRLFRLRAPVGTERQQVQNLRGVFNKLSHQISSHSKVNEIDVDSLVLDYIHPPKAAVKAVVDPLEKEEGTTFEIRELDTEETTEVIVPEDPEPDDDAEPRMVIVTEDDGQTAEKNPLEDVTENGTNGKGEDAVEPVEVEDTTNQEKEADPIAPESSPEERASESPDGDEEGGEDEDVSITPD is encoded by the exons ATGGCCACAAAACTCTACCAGCGATGTTGCCGGATTTGCATGGATGACACCAAGAAGCAGCAAGACATCCTGTCCGATGCAGCACTGGTAGAAACGCTGCAGCAGTTGTACAATGTCAAG GTGGACCAGAGCGATAGGATCACCAAGAAAATCTGTGTGGACTGCGTGCAGGAAGCGAACGAGACGCATAAGTGGCTCAAATTCTACGAGGAACAGAAACAGCTCATCACCGAGAACCAGCGCATCTACAACGAAGAGCTGGTTAATCAATTCGGGCCGGAAAACGAGACCGATTCACCGGCGCTTTCGACCTCGTCCATTAAGACGGGTCGATCTTCCCGGACCAGACAGGCCACGCGTCGTATAACAGACGACGATGATGAAGAGGAGGTGAAGGGAGAGAAAGATGAAGATTTTATTCCGAGCAAATCGCCACGAACGATTAAGAAGGAGACGGGAACTCGGAGTCGGAGCAAGGTGAAGCGTGAATGGGTGCCTTCTACGGATGGCAGTGAAAGGGAATCGACAACTACTACGCCGACGGAGCAAGGAACGGAGGATGATGAAGATGACGGGCACGAGGAAGAGGAAGGCTCCGAAACGGGAACCAGCACATCCGATGGGGAGCTGAAGTGTCCGAAATGTGAGAAAGTGTTTGCGGAAATTGACCAGTTGGAGCGACACAATTGTGAGTTCATCTGCAACATTTGTAGTGCCTCTGTAAAGTATCGACACAGCTTGAAGCGCCACATGGTAACGGTGCATAAGATAAATCCCAACCAGTGGGAAAATTATTGGAATCCTACTGGAGATCAGCCGGGCGATTCATTGCTAGTTGAGACATCGAAGCCCAGGAAGAGATATCGCTATGAGAGCGATTCGCCCACTGATATGGAAGACGATTCAAACACGGACGAGAATGAGCAGGATAAGGATTTAATCTGCAGTCGTTGTGGCGATAAATTTTACTCCACCCAAGAAATGAAGAACCATGATTGTGAATGCCAGTGTAACATTTGTGGAGTAAAGTTTGCCTCGCGGAACAGTGTCAAAAGGCACAAGATTCGTCTGCACAATGTAGACCCGAACGATCCTTCGGTGGCCCCACGTTCTCGTGCTCCTTCGACAACGCCCACTGTAGCTACATCTCGGCCCCCATCGAGGCCTCCGTCGAGAGCTGCCTCAGACAACTCAGACGATGAACCGTTGGCTTCGTTGGCCTCGGAAGACATGCGCTACAGATACTTCTGCCCAAGTTGTGATTATTCCAGCTACAAACGATGCACCGTCACCTCCCATTTGGTTTCGTTCCACAAAACTCGTAGGGAGCTTATCGATGTGGAGACAATTCCAAAGAAGTTTGTTCCAAGGAATGCTAGTTTTGGTAGAGCAAAAACCCCTGTCTGTGAAGCTCCCCCCAGTCGTCCGATGACTCCTAAAGCGGTCGAACCACCAGCACCACCTCGATCCAAAACTCCAAGCCCGGTCGAGTCAGTCCCTCTCCGTTCAAAAACTCCGGAACCAGTGAAAACTTATCGCCCGCCAAGCACCCATCCAATTCCACCAACCAAAGAATACCAGCCGGTGGCCCAAATTTTCCCGGTCCAGCATCGCAGCCGTTCCCGATCCATCCATCAGGACTCCCAGAACAGCAGCAAACGCAAACGCTCTCTTTCTGCCTGCTCGAACAAATCTTCCCGTGCCGTGCGAGCTCGCTCCAATCCCCCCTCCGACAGACACATCCTAACGGCCAAGCGGCGTCTCTCTCCGTCCCGGGCCCTAGCCAGCGTACACGAAAAATTCCGCCCAACGGTGACCGGAATCCAGGCAAATCGGCTGTTTGTCTCCATTCGTCAGGGTTGTGAACCCAGCCAACCGGGCCAGCAGATTCGCTTCCGGGCCTCGTCGTATCTCCTGCAGGACCCATGTCCAACCAAACGCCTATTTAGACTGCGTGCCCCCGTCGGAACCGAACGGCAGCAGGTTCAGAATCTCCGGGGAGTCTTCAACAAATTGTCCCACCAGATTAGCAGCCACTCGAAGGTTAACGAAATCGATGTGGACTCCTTGGTGTTGGACTACATTCATCCCCCGAAAGCAGCGGTAAAGGCCGTCGTGGATCCACTGGAAAAGGAGGAGGGCACAACGTTTGAAATCCGGGAACTTGACACCGAGGAGACGACTGAAGTGATTGTCCCAGAAGATCCAGAGCCGGACGACGATGCTGAACCTCGGATGGTAATTGTCACCGAAGACGATGGTCAAACCGCAGAAAAGAACCCGTTGGAGGATGTAACGGAAAATGGTACCAATGGTAAAGGCGAAGATGCTGTAGAGCCCGTGGAAGTCGAGGACACGACGAACCAGGAGAAGGAGGCCGATCCAATCGCTCCAGAGTCGTCACCAGAAGAGAGGGCATCGGAGAGTCCCGACGGTGACGAGGAGGGCGGAGAGGATGAGGATGTTTCCATCACTCCCGATTAA